Proteins co-encoded in one Spirosoma endbachense genomic window:
- a CDS encoding helix-turn-helix domain-containing protein, with amino-acid sequence MTNKDIPVYTIDTLSLSNQKDIQISRFAPYLAVHKNLHLAHKHDFYHLILFLEGGGTHDIDFHTFPVRPYQIYFMIPGQVHSWSFEGHVDGYVINFSGSFFHSFMARSDFLSQFAFFNGIVNDSVVDIPEAIQSKVKQYFDDLLNESTADSTFGLDMVRAILIQLFITINRLNDAEKSEKTSLHNYTIFKNFQRLIELNYNTLRLPKEYAGKLFITPNYLNAICRQFMGVSSGEVIRIRIVMEAKRQLVNLDLTVAEIAYKLNFEDTSYFTKFFKKQAGVTPKEFREAEIKRVKRVNSRLGSIT; translated from the coding sequence ATGACAAATAAGGACATCCCAGTATACACTATCGACACGCTATCTCTTTCTAATCAAAAGGATATACAGATCAGTCGGTTTGCTCCTTATCTGGCTGTTCATAAAAACCTGCATTTAGCTCACAAGCACGACTTTTATCACCTGATCCTGTTTTTGGAAGGTGGCGGCACTCACGATATTGATTTTCATACGTTTCCGGTACGTCCTTACCAGATTTACTTTATGATTCCAGGGCAGGTTCATAGCTGGAGTTTTGAAGGTCATGTAGATGGGTATGTCATCAATTTCTCCGGCTCCTTCTTCCATTCCTTTATGGCCCGGTCTGATTTCCTAAGCCAGTTCGCGTTTTTTAATGGCATTGTCAACGATTCGGTTGTTGATATTCCGGAGGCAATCCAATCAAAAGTAAAGCAGTATTTCGATGATCTCTTAAACGAAAGCACTGCCGATTCTACGTTCGGACTGGACATGGTTCGGGCTATTTTGATCCAATTATTCATCACGATAAACCGGCTCAATGACGCCGAAAAAAGCGAAAAGACATCCCTTCACAATTATACTATTTTCAAAAATTTCCAAAGGCTTATTGAGCTTAATTACAATACGTTACGATTGCCGAAAGAGTATGCCGGAAAACTCTTTATAACGCCGAACTACCTCAATGCCATTTGCCGTCAATTTATGGGTGTCTCATCTGGCGAGGTCATCCGAATCCGAATCGTCATGGAAGCCAAACGGCAACTGGTAAATCTGGATTTGACCGTTGCTGAAATCGCTTACAAACTTAATTTTGAAGACACATCCTACTTCACTAAATTCTTCAAAAAGCAAGCGGGTGTCACGCCGAAAGAATTTCGTGAAGCGGAAATTAAGCGGGTCAAACGAGTCAACAGCAGGCTTGGGTCAATCACCTGA
- a CDS encoding leucine-rich repeat domain-containing protein, with the protein MLTSPEVIAILEKAKAKQSTFIDLGNCGLTELPDELFSLTHPVEGINLGTGYFVGRKWEPSFHKGNRNQLDSSHLHRLVFFGTTLKTILLEDNCISDIEFLEQLSGLQTVDLCSNQITSYQALAKLTHLRSLYLRNNQIRDIGFLAMLPQLRTLFLSSNQIRDIGVLAMLTQLQTLDLIANQINEIGALVMLPGLHALGLSYNQIRDIGSLERLTQLLTLDLSANQISDYSALEKLTGLQSLDLSANQISNIGFLAKLPHLQTLDLGSNQINNIDVLEQLPHLQTLNLASNQINNIDVLAKLPHLQTLNLIGNQISEIEFLEQLPELQTLYLSYNQISELEFLAKLPHLQTLNLNANPIGDIDVLAMLPQLRTLDLSTNPISDYSALEKLTGLQSLDLSFNQIRDIGFLAKLPQLRTLDLSSNQISDYCVLATLTQLQTLYLSFNQIRDIGFLAKLTQLRILYLRSNQISDMGVLMKLTHLLTLNLDSNQIRDIGVLSELTQLQNLNLSSNPIHDYRFLEQLTRLQSLNLSSNQISDIGFLAKLTQLRALFLSSNQIGDISVLEKLTQLHSLYLNFNQLSDISVLAKLTQLQNLNLSNNPISDYSALANLTQLRFLARL; encoded by the coding sequence ATGCTAACTTCCCCTGAAGTAATAGCCATTCTTGAGAAAGCGAAAGCCAAGCAATCAACCTTTATTGACTTAGGTAATTGCGGCCTTACCGAATTACCAGATGAACTATTCAGTTTAACTCATCCCGTAGAAGGCATCAATTTAGGGACAGGTTATTTTGTTGGGCGAAAATGGGAACCATCCTTTCATAAAGGCAATCGAAATCAACTGGATAGCAGCCACTTACATCGATTAGTTTTTTTTGGCACTACCCTCAAAACCATTTTATTAGAAGACAATTGCATCAGCGATATTGAATTTCTGGAGCAGTTGTCTGGATTGCAGACGGTAGACCTGTGCTCCAATCAGATCACTAGCTATCAGGCGCTGGCGAAGCTAACCCACTTACGAAGCTTATACCTGAGAAACAATCAGATCCGAGATATTGGATTTTTGGCGATGCTTCCCCAATTGCGAACCTTATTCCTGAGTTCCAATCAGATCCGCGATATTGGTGTGCTGGCGATGTTGACCCAGTTACAGACCTTAGACCTAATCGCCAATCAGATTAATGAGATTGGTGCGTTGGTGATGCTGCCCGGATTGCATGCCTTGGGCCTGAGTTACAATCAGATCCGCGACATTGGTTCCCTGGAGAGACTGACCCAATTACTGACCTTAGATCTAAGCGCCAATCAAATCAGCGACTATAGTGCCCTGGAGAAACTGACCGGATTACAATCTTTAGATCTGAGTGCCAATCAAATCAGCAATATTGGATTTCTGGCCAAGCTGCCCCATTTACAGACCTTAGACCTGGGTTCCAATCAGATCAACAACATTGATGTACTAGAGCAACTGCCCCACTTACAGACCTTAAACCTAGCCTCCAATCAGATCAACAACATTGATGTGCTGGCGAAGCTGCCCCACTTACAGACCTTAAACCTAATCGGCAATCAGATCAGCGAGATTGAATTTCTGGAACAGCTGCCCGAATTGCAGACCTTGTACCTGAGTTACAATCAGATCAGTGAGCTTGAATTTCTGGCGAAACTGCCCCATTTACAGACCTTAAATCTGAACGCCAATCCCATCGGAGATATTGATGTGCTGGCGATGCTTCCCCAATTGCGAACCTTAGACCTGAGCACCAATCCGATCAGCGACTATAGTGCCCTGGAGAAACTGACCGGATTACAGAGCTTAGACCTGAGTTTCAATCAGATTCGCGATATTGGATTTCTGGCGAAACTGCCCCAATTACGGACCCTGGACCTGAGTTCCAATCAAATTAGTGACTATTGTGTGCTGGCAACGCTAACCCAATTACAAACTTTATACCTGAGTTTCAATCAGATCCGCGACATTGGATTTCTGGCAAAGCTGACCCAATTACGGATCTTATATTTGAGATCCAATCAAATCAGTGACATGGGTGTGCTGATGAAGCTGACCCACTTATTGACCTTAAACCTTGACTCAAATCAGATCCGAGATATTGGTGTGCTGTCAGAGCTAACCCAGTTACAAAACTTAAACCTGAGTTCCAATCCGATCCATGACTATCGTTTTTTGGAACAACTGACCCGCTTACAGAGCTTAAACTTGAGTTCCAATCAGATTAGTGATATTGGATTTCTGGCGAAGCTGACCCAATTGCGAGCCTTATTCCTAAGCTCCAATCAGATCGGTGATATTAGTGTGCTGGAGAAACTGACCCAATTGCATTCCTTATACCTGAATTTTAATCAACTTAGCGACATTAGTGTACTGGCCAAGCTGACCCAATTACAAAACTTAAACCTCAGCAACAATCCGATCAGTGACTATAGTGCGCTGGCAAACCTGACCCAATTGCGTTTCTTAGCTAGGCTTTAA
- a CDS encoding MSMEG_0567/Sll0786 family nitrogen starvation N-acetyltransferase: MIIEKPIAYRASHITFDFAQDAWQINQYWDLRRQIFCDEQRIFDESDRDSIDERALPIIAESSYSGQLDEVVGIVRIDERSPGVWWGGRLGVAKPYRKLSQFQTSGLFNDQHPIYPFTQTIGGSLIFKAVSTALSLGCREFYAYVQEQNVTFFNRMHWQTGEPKYVFGKLHYHMKCNLEFYTPSQKSLHQLQLG; this comes from the coding sequence ATGATTATTGAGAAACCGATCGCGTACAGAGCAAGTCATATAACGTTTGATTTTGCCCAAGATGCCTGGCAAATCAACCAATACTGGGACTTGCGCCGACAGATTTTTTGCGACGAGCAACGCATTTTTGACGAATCAGACCGCGATTCAATCGACGAAAGGGCGTTGCCAATCATTGCCGAAAGCAGTTATTCGGGTCAGTTGGATGAGGTCGTTGGTATTGTTCGCATCGATGAACGTAGCCCAGGTGTGTGGTGGGGCGGCCGACTGGGGGTGGCAAAACCGTATCGAAAACTATCCCAGTTTCAGACCTCGGGCCTATTCAACGATCAGCACCCGATTTATCCGTTTACCCAGACCATAGGCGGGTCGCTGATTTTTAAGGCTGTATCGACAGCGCTTTCGCTAGGTTGCCGGGAATTTTATGCCTACGTGCAGGAGCAGAATGTAACCTTCTTTAATCGAATGCACTGGCAAACCGGTGAGCCAAAGTACGTTTTCGGAAAACTGCATTACCACATGAAATGCAATCTCGAATTCTATACCCCTTCGCAGAAATCATTGCATCAATTGCAATTGGGTTGA
- a CDS encoding sll0787 family AIR synthase-like protein produces MLQNILAYVLAQRSVSDKLTIDQTYSTLGDYVTYQDPFDQQSHQIFLGDDCAVIPDGHGDHLLFSSEGIITSFLEAAPWFAGYSSIMVNISDICSMGGLPMAVTDVIWMKDQEQGTLIWEGMMAASAAYGVPIVGGHTCYHTESRHLAVSILGKAKKLLESKGARQSETLLMAVDMDGSYYQNYPFWNASTTANPIHLRANLSLMYELANRGLSAAAKDISMGGIIGTLAMFVKASGVGAELYLEQIPRPDGVDWEKWLISFPSFGYLFTCKPGTENACIDLFTSHHIQCKAIGTITGNQNIVVYLDKEKSLINLIQ; encoded by the coding sequence ATGCTGCAAAACATATTGGCGTATGTGCTTGCTCAACGTTCGGTAAGCGATAAACTTACAATTGATCAGACGTATTCAACCCTTGGCGATTATGTTACTTACCAGGACCCGTTTGATCAACAGTCGCACCAGATTTTCCTCGGCGACGATTGCGCTGTAATTCCCGATGGCCACGGCGATCATCTTCTGTTTTCCTCCGAAGGAATCATTACAAGTTTTCTGGAGGCAGCACCCTGGTTTGCGGGTTATTCATCCATTATGGTCAATATCAGCGACATCTGCTCGATGGGTGGTTTGCCCATGGCGGTAACGGATGTTATATGGATGAAAGACCAGGAACAGGGCACCCTAATCTGGGAGGGTATGATGGCGGCTTCGGCGGCTTATGGAGTACCGATCGTCGGCGGGCATACCTGTTACCATACCGAGAGCCGTCATCTGGCGGTTTCTATTCTTGGTAAAGCCAAAAAATTGTTGGAAAGTAAAGGCGCCCGGCAATCCGAAACGTTACTGATGGCCGTTGATATGGATGGCAGTTATTACCAGAATTACCCCTTCTGGAATGCGTCGACCACGGCTAATCCCATTCACCTCCGGGCTAACCTGTCGCTCATGTACGAACTGGCCAACCGGGGACTTTCGGCCGCGGCCAAAGACATTAGTATGGGCGGGATCATTGGTACGCTTGCTATGTTCGTGAAAGCCTCTGGCGTTGGCGCAGAATTGTATCTGGAACAGATTCCCAGACCCGATGGTGTTGATTGGGAAAAATGGCTGATCAGTTTTCCCAGCTTTGGCTACCTGTTTACGTGTAAACCAGGTACTGAAAATGCCTGCATTGATTTGTTCACCTCACACCATATTCAATGCAAAGCAATTGGAACTATCACTGGAAATCAGAACATAGTTGTATATTTAGACAAGGAGAAATCACTCATAAACTTAATTCAGTAA
- a CDS encoding rod shape-determining protein yields MGLFSFLTSDIAIDLGTANTLIMHNGRILVDEPSIIAIDKRTGKILAIGHQAMQMHGKTNEHIKTIRPLKDGVIADFTAAEQMIRGLVKMLPTTNKLFAAAHRIVVSIPSGITEVEKRAVKDSCEHAGAKEVYMVYEPLAAAVGIGIDITQPTGIMIIDIGGGTTEIAVIALSGIVCEQSIRIAGDVFTRDIVDYMRREHNLLIGERSGEEIKKHIGSALSELVSPPADYEIRGRDLMTGIPKEIKVTYREIAYCLDRSIAKIEEATLKVLEMAPPELSADIYTNGIHLTGGGALLHGLGERLAAKTHLPVQVADDPLRAVVKGTGEFIKDLAKYESVLIR; encoded by the coding sequence ATGGGACTATTTAGTTTTTTAACCAGTGACATTGCCATTGACCTGGGTACGGCCAATACATTGATTATGCACAACGGCCGAATCTTGGTGGATGAACCTTCCATTATTGCCATCGACAAACGAACCGGTAAGATCCTGGCCATCGGCCATCAAGCCATGCAAATGCATGGGAAGACCAACGAGCACATCAAAACCATTCGCCCCCTGAAAGATGGGGTGATCGCCGACTTTACAGCCGCCGAACAGATGATTCGCGGGCTGGTCAAAATGCTGCCTACCACCAACAAACTCTTTGCCGCTGCCCATCGCATAGTGGTCTCGATTCCATCGGGCATTACAGAGGTGGAAAAACGAGCCGTCAAGGATTCGTGCGAGCATGCCGGAGCCAAAGAAGTGTATATGGTCTACGAACCCCTGGCTGCCGCCGTGGGCATCGGCATTGACATCACTCAGCCTACGGGCATCATGATCATTGACATCGGTGGGGGCACCACCGAAATTGCCGTCATTGCCTTATCGGGCATCGTCTGTGAACAATCCATCCGCATTGCGGGGGACGTCTTTACCCGTGACATCGTCGATTATATGCGTCGGGAACACAATCTGCTGATTGGTGAGCGGTCGGGGGAAGAAATAAAAAAGCACATCGGTTCGGCTTTGTCTGAGCTGGTTAGTCCCCCGGCGGATTATGAGATTCGGGGTCGTGATTTAATGACGGGCATCCCCAAAGAAATTAAGGTAACGTATAGGGAAATCGCCTACTGCCTCGACCGATCGATTGCCAAGATTGAGGAAGCCACCCTGAAAGTGCTGGAAATGGCGCCCCCCGAATTATCGGCCGATATTTACACCAATGGTATCCACCTGACGGGTGGTGGAGCGCTGTTACATGGGCTGGGTGAGCGCTTAGCCGCCAAAACCCACTTGCCGGTTCAAGTGGCCGATGACCCCCTTCGCGCCGTGGTTAAAGGTACGGGGGAGTTTATCAAGGATCTGGCCAAGTACGAGTCAGTCCTGATTCGCTAA
- a CDS encoding MSMEG_0569 family flavin-dependent oxidoreductase gives MKNQYEVIVIGAGQAGLSISYLLKQKGIDHVVFEKKRISDSWRSYRWDTFCLVTPNWQCNLPGYSYTGNDPYGFMVKDEIVDFLEGYAASFDPPVKEGVEVLAVSREPLTDSFTVLTNEGIYTASQVVVCIGNFHSAPLPKLAEKFPTYIAHVHSAHYKNPESLPAGDVLVVGTGQSGAQIAEDLHLAGRNVHLCVGKAPRCARLYRGKDVVEWLDMMQYYDIPVDKHPEGENVRDKTNHYVTGRDGGREIDLRKFALEGMKLYGVLNDVSDSELVFAPNLKEHLDYADKVSENIKKRIDQYILDNQIEAPTVPTYVPVWEPASEVTSVLLENTNITSIVWCIGFGMDYSWLKLPVLNERGHPVHQRGVTAVDGLYFLGLTWQNTWGSARFSGVGKDAEYLLESIEKNLPATVSALDSTDA, from the coding sequence ATGAAAAACCAATATGAGGTAATCGTCATTGGCGCAGGACAGGCTGGCCTCTCCATTAGCTACTTACTCAAACAGAAAGGGATTGACCATGTCGTGTTCGAGAAGAAACGAATCTCCGATTCCTGGCGAAGTTATCGCTGGGACACGTTCTGTTTAGTTACGCCTAACTGGCAATGTAATCTACCCGGCTATTCCTATACGGGCAATGATCCTTATGGATTCATGGTTAAAGATGAAATTGTGGACTTCCTGGAAGGTTATGCTGCCAGCTTTGATCCGCCGGTAAAAGAGGGTGTTGAGGTGCTGGCCGTTTCCAGGGAACCACTGACCGATTCATTTACCGTTCTAACCAATGAAGGCATCTACACGGCCAGTCAGGTGGTTGTCTGCATTGGTAATTTTCACTCGGCTCCCTTGCCAAAATTAGCCGAAAAATTTCCGACGTATATAGCGCACGTTCACTCGGCCCATTACAAAAATCCAGAAAGCTTGCCAGCAGGTGACGTACTGGTTGTGGGCACCGGGCAGTCGGGAGCGCAAATCGCCGAAGATCTTCATCTGGCAGGGCGTAATGTACACTTGTGCGTGGGTAAAGCGCCCCGGTGTGCACGGCTGTATCGGGGAAAAGATGTTGTCGAATGGCTTGATATGATGCAGTACTACGATATCCCCGTCGACAAACATCCGGAAGGTGAGAACGTACGCGATAAAACCAATCACTACGTAACCGGGCGCGATGGCGGACGCGAAATTGACCTGCGCAAGTTCGCCCTCGAAGGCATGAAACTGTATGGGGTGCTCAATGACGTAAGCGATTCAGAACTGGTTTTTGCCCCCAATCTAAAAGAGCACCTTGACTATGCCGACAAGGTATCGGAAAACATCAAAAAAAGAATTGACCAGTATATTCTCGACAACCAGATCGAAGCGCCTACCGTACCGACCTATGTTCCGGTTTGGGAGCCCGCCAGCGAAGTGACCTCTGTACTACTTGAAAATACCAATATCACCTCCATAGTCTGGTGCATTGGATTTGGAATGGATTATTCATGGCTCAAACTACCGGTACTCAACGAACGGGGACATCCTGTTCATCAACGGGGAGTTACGGCAGTAGATGGGTTGTATTTCCTGGGCCTTACCTGGCAAAACACCTGGGGCTCGGCGCGTTTCTCGGGTGTGGGCAAAGACGCCGAGTATTTACTGGAAAGTATCGAGAAAAACCTGCCAGCTACCGTTTCGGCTCTGGATTCAACTGATGCGTAA
- a CDS encoding LCCL domain-containing protein, whose amino-acid sequence MNLSSFNYLAALFYWVYLCPTGQAQSPGLRFNQAWLATSQSNCMARARQGLANGQCQLTGQGSWWLSSINLTTRTVVCVSCIPAGSQTQAYVSAAGTSDPASAQWVDYLLKYIVNPSTPFPAMSGVGGQVPTTTLRFNQAWLATSQSDCLAKAKQGVANGQFQITGQGDWWMASSNQTARTAVCVSCITVGAQTQAYVTAASVSDPLATQWVEYLLKYMASGQGSTTTTTTTTGTAIDWNTRANFQGAEIGKRVTYSCPAGGTAQSVWGTDIYTHDSSICTAAVHSGLITIQYGGGVTIEFIAGQSAYTGSTRNGITTNGYQNWGLSFRFVR is encoded by the coding sequence ATGAACCTCTCGTCCTTTAACTACCTGGCAGCGCTATTTTATTGGGTGTATTTATGCCCAACAGGGCAAGCCCAATCGCCGGGTCTGCGCTTCAATCAGGCCTGGTTGGCTACCTCTCAGTCCAATTGCATGGCCAGAGCCCGGCAGGGCCTTGCTAACGGGCAATGTCAACTCACCGGACAGGGTAGTTGGTGGCTGAGTTCGATTAACTTAACCACGCGGACGGTTGTTTGCGTCTCGTGTATCCCGGCCGGTTCCCAAACCCAGGCCTACGTATCAGCAGCAGGAACTTCCGACCCAGCGTCTGCCCAATGGGTGGACTATCTCCTAAAGTATATAGTAAATCCGAGTACCCCTTTTCCAGCCATGAGTGGCGTTGGTGGGCAGGTTCCGACGACAACGCTGCGCTTCAATCAGGCCTGGCTGGCTACCTCTCAATCCGATTGCCTGGCCAAAGCTAAACAGGGCGTTGCCAATGGTCAATTTCAAATCACAGGCCAGGGCGATTGGTGGATGGCTTCCTCCAACCAAACGGCTCGCACGGCCGTTTGCGTTTCGTGTATCACGGTTGGCGCCCAAACCCAGGCCTATGTAACGGCGGCCAGTGTCTCCGATCCCTTAGCCACGCAATGGGTGGAGTATTTGCTGAAATATATGGCAAGCGGGCAAGGTTCCACCACAACCACAACAACTACCACCGGAACCGCCATTGATTGGAACACTAGAGCTAATTTTCAAGGAGCCGAAATTGGTAAGCGAGTCACGTATAGCTGCCCGGCAGGGGGAACAGCACAAAGTGTATGGGGTACGGATATTTATACCCACGATTCCTCTATTTGTACTGCTGCTGTTCATTCAGGACTCATTACCATCCAGTACGGGGGGGGAGTAACCATCGAATTCATAGCGGGGCAATCTGCCTACACGGGCAGTACCCGGAATGGAATCACTACGAATGGTTATCAAAATTGGGGTCTAAGTTTTCGGTTTGTTCGATAA
- a CDS encoding sugar phosphate isomerase/epimerase family protein gives MILVAFAAFGQGSSTSGPGPVANEWKFGVALWTFHTVNFPEALAKVDSAGITYIEPNTFQKAGPALNDSSMNQLSIGGIAKLRQLIDQRRLQAESVYIVGDKTVSSWQKQFQIAKQLGAKFVTAEPPLNLWDQIDSLAGLYRMKVAIHEHWKGVSHYWHPDSVLAALKNHPNFGACADLGHWPKSGINPVDALKKLQGHILGVHLKDIAAYNDPGLKDVPVGTGVLDFPAIFQELKRQHFRGPIYVERDAEDKPSNLPSVRQTKNYYYDQLKRLK, from the coding sequence ATGATCCTAGTGGCTTTCGCGGCTTTCGGACAGGGTAGCTCAACCTCTGGGCCAGGCCCGGTTGCCAACGAATGGAAATTTGGCGTTGCCCTCTGGACCTTCCATACGGTTAACTTCCCCGAGGCCTTGGCCAAAGTGGACAGTGCCGGAATAACCTACATTGAGCCCAATACATTTCAGAAAGCGGGGCCTGCCTTAAACGATTCATCGATGAATCAGCTCTCAATAGGTGGTATAGCCAAACTTAGACAACTGATTGATCAGCGACGCCTGCAGGCTGAATCAGTCTATATTGTGGGTGATAAAACGGTTAGTTCCTGGCAGAAACAATTCCAGATTGCGAAACAACTGGGCGCCAAATTTGTCACGGCTGAGCCGCCCTTAAACCTGTGGGATCAAATCGACAGTCTGGCCGGCCTCTATCGGATGAAAGTAGCCATTCATGAACATTGGAAAGGGGTAAGTCACTATTGGCATCCTGATTCGGTATTAGCTGCGCTCAAAAATCATCCAAACTTTGGGGCCTGTGCCGACCTAGGCCACTGGCCAAAGAGCGGGATCAATCCCGTGGATGCCTTAAAAAAACTCCAAGGCCATATTCTTGGAGTCCATCTAAAAGACATCGCGGCCTATAATGATCCTGGCTTAAAAGATGTACCGGTTGGCACAGGGGTGCTGGATTTTCCGGCCATTTTTCAGGAGTTGAAACGGCAGCACTTCCGGGGTCCCATTTATGTCGAGCGCGACGCCGAAGATAAGCCGAGTAATCTGCCATCTGTGCGTCAAACAAAAAATTATTATTACGATCAGCTAAAACGACTAAAGTAA
- a CDS encoding BLUF domain-containing protein: MLLQQSRHANVRTGVAGVLLYVRGSIVQVLEGEKVAVDAH; the protein is encoded by the coding sequence ATGCTTCTTCAGCAAAGTCGACATGCCAACGTCAGGACCGGTGTTGCCGGCGTGCTGCTTTACGTGCGGGGAAGTATCGTTCAGGTGCTGGAAGGGGAAAAAGTAGCCGTTGACGCGCATTAG
- a CDS encoding response regulator — protein sequence MDALKGSFKNSLPTLPLVHFSEPSRALTYLQQCARDQQRLPQMVLNNLYLPNLDDGLHLLTSLKEPASFFRHLPIVLMSASIQVQDRQEVNRRGVGT from the coding sequence GTGGATGCTCTTAAAGGCTCATTTAAAAACAGCCTACCAACTCTTCCACTGGTTCACTTTAGTGAGCCATCCAGGGCGCTTACTTATCTGCAACAGTGTGCCAGAGACCAACAACGCTTACCCCAGATGGTCCTGAATAACTTGTATCTACCCAATCTGGACGACGGCCTTCATCTATTGACTAGTTTGAAAGAACCAGCCTCCTTTTTTCGGCACCTACCCATCGTGTTGATGAGTGCCTCGATTCAAGTCCAGGATCGGCAGGAGGTTAACCGGAGAGGGGTAGGCACTTAA
- a CDS encoding MSMEG_0570 family nitrogen starvation response protein — translation MPEVNVTIEWPDKQKDSIYSPSTVLLQYIKSGDSLSIQDFDERISQALQLASQRVYERYGFECTSAMGELARLKARMASINDKNQLIKIL, via the coding sequence ATGCCTGAAGTGAACGTAACCATTGAATGGCCAGATAAACAGAAGGATAGTATTTATTCCCCATCGACTGTGCTGCTTCAATATATAAAATCAGGGGATTCTTTATCGATCCAGGATTTCGACGAACGAATCTCACAGGCCTTACAACTGGCTAGCCAGCGCGTTTATGAACGTTATGGCTTTGAATGTACATCGGCAATGGGCGAGTTAGCCCGATTAAAAGCACGAATGGCGTCGATCAATGATAAAAATCAGCTGATAAAAATTCTTTAA
- a CDS encoding transposase, giving the protein MFISKSRQKTLKSKVRKSLTTLQEEQKAVEQQISALIQADAHLKELFDLMVSVPGIGPVIATELLITTNEMQTINDPKRLACHAGVAPFDRAAGAVPLRNECTWQKQSESSSGWYCREKQILR; this is encoded by the coding sequence ATGTTTATCAGTAAGTCTCGGCAAAAGACCCTTAAAAGCAAGGTCAGAAAGTCTTTAACGACTCTCCAGGAAGAGCAAAAAGCGGTCGAGCAACAGATCAGCGCACTTATTCAGGCTGACGCTCACTTGAAAGAATTGTTTGACCTAATGGTATCGGTGCCGGGTATTGGGCCCGTGATCGCTACCGAACTGCTCATCACTACGAATGAAATGCAGACGATCAATGACCCCAAAAGGCTGGCCTGCCACGCGGGTGTGGCCCCTTTTGACCGGGCCGCCGGAGCGGTACCACTCAGGAACGAGTGTACGTGGCAAAAGCAGAGTGAGTCATCAAGCGGCTGGTACTGTCGTGAAAAGCAAATTTTGAGATAG